In the Vicinamibacteria bacterium genome, ACTGATCGCCCTCGTTGTACTCGTCCTCGCCTTTGTAGTAGACGGCGCCGCCGTCGACCGCTGCGGCGTAATAGAGACCCGTGCGAGGGCTGTAGCTCGAAGGCCACCAATTGGCCGTGGCGCAGCAACTGGGAAAGACGAGGGTCCCTTCCTCGGTGGGATCGCTTCCCGGGAGAACAATTGGACGGCCGTGCTCGTCGAGACCCTCGGCCCAGGTCTGCTTGGAGAACTCTCGCGCTCTCAGGAACTCGCCCGTCTCACGGTCGAGCACGTAGTAGAAACCGTTTCGGTTCGCCCAGAGCATGAGCCGGCGTCTCTGGCCCTCCCAGTCGGCATCGACGAGGATGGGCGTCTGGCAGGCATCCCAATCGTGTGTGTCGTGGGGCGTGAACTGAAAGTACCAGCGGAGCTCTCCGCTGTCGGCGTCGAGGGCGACGACGCTGTCCGAATAGAGATTGTCCCCCGGCCGGAGATCGCCGTTCCAATCCGGCGCGGGGTTGCCCGTTCCCCAATAGACGAGATTGAGGCCGGGATCGAACGCGCCCGTCACCCAGGTCGGTGAGCCGCCCGTTCTCCACGAGTCGTTGCCCCACGTCTCGTTTCCCGGCTCGCCGGGCGCGGGGATGGTGTAGAAGCGCCAGGCGCGCTTTCCGGTTTTCGCATCGTAGGCATCGAGAAAGCCGCGAATGCCGTACTCGCCACCGGCGATGCCGGTCACGATCTTGTCCTTGATTGCCAGCGGCGCGCTCGTGATGCTGTAACCGCTCTCGGGATTGGCGACCTCGACGTCCCAGAGAACGCCTCCGCTCCTCGCGTCGAGAGCGACGAGCCGGGCGTCGATGGTGCCGATGTAGACGCGACCGTCGAGCAATGCCACGCCGCGATTGTCCGGGCCGCAACAGATTTTGTCGGCGGTCGTCGCGAGCTTGTGCCGGTAGCTCCAGAACGGACGCCCGGTGCGTAGGTCGAGCGCGACCACGTCGCTCGGAGGCTCGGTGATGTACATGATGCCATCGGCGACGATGGGGTTCGTCTCCAGCACCTGCATCGTCTCGACCTGGTGCACCCATTCGACCCGCAGCCGCGTCACGTTGCTCGCCTGGATCTGGTCCAGACGGCTGTAGCGATGGGAGAAGTAACCGCCGCTATAAGTGAGCCAGTTCTCGGGCTCGGTTTCGTCGCCCAGCAGTCTCTCGTAGCTCACGCTGCCCGTTTGGGCCTGCGAGATCGCGGGCAGAAAGACGACGAGCCACACGAGAATCCGCCACGGTTGGGACATGACTACTTCCTGCCTTTGAGAGAGGAAAGATAGGCGACCAGGTCGTCGATCTGGCTCGCGCTGAATACGTCTTCGTAGCTCGTCATCGTTGAGCCTCGATCGAGCTGTAGCGACTCGAGCTCGCTCTTGAGAAAGGCGTGGAGGTTGCCCTCCGGGTCCATGAGACGAACGGAGAACGTGTCCTCGTCGATGAGAGTGCCGGACAGGCTCCCGCCCGCCCGAAACGTGAGCCGCGCCGACCAATAGCGCTTTTCCACGTCCGCATCCGGATCGAGGAGTGATCGCCGAAGAGACGCCGCGGCGCGCGCGCGACCGATGGCGCTCAGCTCCGGTCCGAGAGGAGAACCCTCGCCGTTTACCATGTGACAGGCGAGGCAGCCTCCGTCGCCCCTGAACATCGCCTCGCCCGAAGCCGGATTGCCGGGTGGGGGCTCGCGATCCCGAACGCCGAGCGAGCGCAAATAGGCGATTACCTGACGCCGCTTCCGCTGCGAGTCCACCACACCCGGCATTCCCGTGCCGGGTATTCCGTTGAAGAGGATCTCATCCAGCTCGTCGTCGGTCGTGGCTCGGTCGAACTCGCCGCGATCGAGCGCCGGTCCTCGATCTCCCATGCCGGCTCGTCCGTGGCAAATGCGGCAATGGGCCCGATAGAAACGCTCCCCTTCGATCACGTCAGGGGTCGTCGCCCCCGCCGTTTGCGCGTAGGCCTGGCAAGTGAAAGCCACGCTTTCGAGCAAGAACGCAAACGAGATCGCGTACCCGAGCCTCATCGGAGACATCGACAGGCCGGCATGCTAACACAGGTCCATGAGACCGCTCTGCCGACATTTTGAAGCCATCGTCTCGGTCGCTAGAATGACAGGGAACCTGGAGGGCACATGCACGAATCGATCTCGACCGTTCTGTCACTACTCACGACGTTCGCGCTCGCGAGCGCCGAGGATTGGCCGCAGTGGCGTGGCCCCAACGGAAACGGGGTGAGCCCGGAGAAGGGGCTTCCCGTCACCTGGAGCGAGGACGAGAACATCGCCTGGAGGGCTCGATTGGGAGGTCAAGGCCTTTCATCGCCCATCGCCATCGGCGAGATCATCGTGGTGACCTCACAGATCGGCCGCGGAGACGTTCGCCCCGGCAACCACCCGACGTTGGGGCAGGGCGGAGATTTTCCCGAAGAGCGATCGATGGGAGGAAGGACCGAAGAGGGTGTCGTCTTCCTCGTGGAGGCATTTCACCGGAGCGACGGGCGGCGTTTGTGGCATCATGAATTGATCGCCGAGTCCACCTCTGATTCCCTTCCCGAAGTCCACCGCAAGACGAACCTCGCCAATCCAAGCCCGGTCACCGACGGCGAGCGGATCTTCGCCTGGTTCGGCACCGGACAGATCGTCGCTCTCGACCTCGAGGGCAAGCGGGTCTGGGGGAAGCACCTCGGAAAAGAGTACGCCCCCTACACCATCACCTGGGGCCATTCGAGCTCACCGGCCGTCTACGAGGACTCTCTCATCCTCCAGTGCGATCACGAGCCCGACTCGTACCTGCTCGCGCTCGACCGGCGAACCGGCGCGGAGAAATGGAAGGCCGAGCGGGGCAGCCGCAGCTCGTACAGCACACCGACCGTCGTCACTGGCCCACGGGGCGACGAGCTCGTCGTGAACTCGAGCGAGGGGCTAGAAGGCTACGACCCGAAGACAGGGGAACGACTCTGGTACTTCGTCGAGCCGAACCGCTTTCCCATCCCGGTACCCTCTTTCGCCGACGGTGTGATCTACACGAGCCGCGGCTACCGCAGCGGACCGTACATGGCGATCCGCCCGGGGGGGCGAGGTGATATCGCCGACACCGAGCATCTCCTGTGGCACGTTCCGACGGGAGCGCCCTATGTCTCTTCGGTCGTCCATTACGATGGCGTCGTTTATCTCGCCAGCGATGCTGGCATCCTCCAGGCGGCCGATGCGGAGTCGGGCGAGCGCCTGTTTCAAGGGCGAACGGGAAACATCTACTCGGCCGCTCCGATTGCTGGCGATGGCAAGGTCTACTTCGTCAGCGAGAGTGGCGAGACCGTGGTTCTCAAAGCCTCGCGGGAGTTCGAGATCCTCTCACGGAACCAGCTCGAGGGCCGATTCCTTGCATCTCCAGTGATCTCGGATGGCCTCTTGCTGCTGCGGAGCGACTCCGAGCTCATCGCCGTCGGCGGGGCGTCCACGACTCACTGATTCATCGGACGTCGTAGTGGCCGGCATGCCTCAAGGCGCGATCCGGAAGGCGGCCATTTCGTTCGCGTTTCGAACGAGCAGGATGCCGTCCGCGATCGCCGGGTGGTTCCACGTCTTTCCCTCGATCGCCTGGAACCTCGCGACCTCTGCGTGTCGTTCCGGCGTGGCCTCCACGAGCACGAGCTCTCCGCGCTCGGTGAGAACGACGAGATGGCCGGAAGCGACGAGGAGCTGCCCGTAGCCGTAGCGGCCGCCCTTCCATTGGAGCTCTCCGGTAGCGGCCTCGACGCAGGCGAGGATCGCCTCGTCGAGCCCATAGAGGTAGCCGTCGTGCAGCACCGAGCTCGTGAACTTGTTTTTCATGCGAACATTGGACCAGACCGGTCGAGCGCTGAAGCCGGATCCGGCTTGCGTGACTTCCAGCACCGTCGCTCCATGGCCGTAGCCCGCCGACAGAAAGACGCGGTTTCCATCGAAGACGACGGGCTGCGCGACATTGATTCCCTGGTTCGTTACCCAGGGGTAGTCCCAGAGAAGGGAGCCATTCTCGACGGTGATACCCATGACGCGCCTCGCCCCTACGACGAGGATCTGGGGCATTCCCGAGAGCGTGACGAGCATCGGCGAGGTGTAGGCTTGCGTGTCATCGAGAGAGCTCCAGATTGCGGCGCCGCTACGTTTGTCGTAGGCCACGACGGAGTTTCCGTTCGACCCTCCGGGGAGCAGGATGACTTTCTCATCGACGATCAATGGCGAGGCGGCCATGCCCCAGGTCAGATTCGACGCGCTCGCGTCGTCGAGAATGTTGCGCTCCCAGATGACTCTACCTTCGGACTCCTCGAGCACTTTCAGCTCGCCGGTCGCTCCGAGAGCAAAGACGAGGGCGTCATCCCAGGTCGGAGTGGCTCGCGGGCCGGGGCCGCCGAGAGTCTCCCTGAACTCGGCGGGCCAGCCGTGCGCCCAGAGCTCGCGACCGGTCGCCAGATCGTAGGCGGCGACGACCTCTTCATCGCGGCGCTGCTCGATCGTGAACGCGCGGCCGCCTGCGATCACGAAAGACGCGTAGCCACCGCCCACCGGCTGTTTCCACAAAAGAGGAAGCCCAGCATCGGGCCATCTCGTGACGATGCTCCCGGGGTAGTGTCCATCCATCGAGGGACCGCGAAATCGAGGCCAAGCGAGCCCCGAAGGGCTCGCGCCGATGACGTCCCCACGGCTCGATGAGCCCGAGGCCTCGAGTTCCTGCCTCGCTCGGCTTCTCTCCAGAGCCTCGTAGTGCCTATCTCTCGCCGCGAACGAGAAGATCGGCCGCGCGCCGGTTCCGTCTACCTCGACGCGCAGCCCGAACAGCCAATGAAGATGGACGAAGCTCAGAACGAGCAAAGCGAGTGAGCCCAGGAGCTTCACAGTGACGCTCGCGCGGCTCCGCGCCCAGAGAAGCACGATACCTAGCGGGGGAACGAGGAAAGCAATGACGAGAAGCAGCCAGACGTTCATCGGCCGGCCTCGCTTTCCGCGGGGCGCCACATGACAGGCATTTCAACTCCTTATTGACCCCTCGACGGCTTCGACAACAAAACGAGGCATGAGATCGTGACCGCGCCTCCCAGGCCGAGAAGCGGCAGCCGACTGCCGTCCGCCAGATAGCCCGCGGCGCCGTAGAGCATCACGCCGTTTGCGGCGAAGTTGACGATCAGTCCCCAGACGCGCAGGGGGAAGGGGCCGAGTTGATGCTCGAGGTTCGAGATCAATGGACCCACCACCCGAGCCGGTTGAACACGTAAATTATGGCGATGCAATTCAAGAGCGTCACCTGCAAGAGAAGGCCGAAGTTCCAGAATCGGGAACGGCACCGGTCCTCGCCGAGTGCCCGCTCGTCGTTCACGAGCAGATAATAGGACCAGGCCACGATGTTATCCGTGAGGGACAAGAAGGCCCCGATGGCGATCACCAGCCAAACGGGTCGGGGATACCATACGGCAACGAAGGCGATCTGAGGAAGAAGCGCACTCACCCGCCATCGCAGCGAGCTCGTATCCTGGCTCCAGCCGAAAGCGGCATGAATCGCCATGGCACCGGCGATGCTCATCCCGACGGTGGTGGAAACGGGAACGGCGAGGAAACCGAGATAGAAGAGCACCGGAGCCCATCGGGCACCGAGTAAAGGCTCCAGCGCGCGCGCCAGCTCGGTGGCCGTCTCGGGGCGTGCGGCGCTCGGGAGGAGGGTCTCGGCGAAAACAGCGACGACGAGGAAGTTCACGAGCACGAACGGCAGAAACAGCCCGAAAGTCATGTCGAAGCGAGCGAGGGGCTCGTGCTCCTTGCCCCATCCCCGCGCGAGACCAGCGTAGTTGAAGAAGAACCAGTCCATGATCCCGACGGCGGCGGCCGAGCTCGCGACGAATAGGTCGAGGCCCTCGCCACCCGAGGGAAGCCAGGGTACGAACGTTCCCCGTAGCGCAGCGCCCCAGTCGACTCCGGTGACCGCGAGGCACGCCCCGAATGCGACGAGCATGACCGCGATGCAGAGTTTCATGAACGTTTCGACGAATCGGATTCCGCTACGACCCTTCCGCCCGTAGCTCAGCGTCAGCCAGCCGGTGAAGGCCGTATAGAGCACCCAGTTCACGTCGCGGGGGAACGAGAGACCGCCGTATGCCGCGAGCGACTCCAGGAGATGCGTGCCCAGGCTGACCTGGCCAAAATTGAAGACGATCGCGACTGCGGTCGAACCCACGAGCGCGGTCATCACCGAGCCGAACAACACCCCGTGATAGCGGTTCTGGAGAGCTACGATGCCATGGCCTCGTGTCGTGAAGCGGGCCATCGCCGCCATCATGAACAATCCGAGACCCATGGAGATCCACAAGAGCCACAGGGTTTTGTACCCGAAGGTGGCGCCCGAGAGCATCGCCGCGGTGAGGGTTCCGGCGCCAAGCGTGAGCGCCGCGTCCATGAAACCAGGCCCGCCGAGGCGGAAGTAGCCGAGCAATCTCTGCGGAAGTGGTCGCTGCCGAAGCCGTCTCAGCTCACGGAGCTCGGCATCCATTCGCGGAGGGTTCTTGCTCTACCCGAACTCTATTCCTTGTGCCAGCGGGAGATTCCGCGACCAGTTGATCGTGTTCGTCTGTCGCCTCATGTAGGCTTTCCAGGCGTCGGAGCCGGACTCTCGTCCGCCGCCCGTCTCCTTTTCGCCTCCGAAGGCTCCGCCGATCTCCGCGCCCGAGGTTCCGATGTTCACGTTGGCGATGCCGCAGTCGGAACCGGCAGACGAGAGGAACGTCTCGACGCTACGCATGCTGTCGGTGAAAATCGCGCTCGAAAGTCCCTGAGGCACGCCGTTGTGGATGGCGATGGCCTCTTCCAAGTCAGAGAACTCGAGGATATAGAGGATCGGCGCGAACGTCTCTTCTTTCACGATCTCCGTCTGGGCGGGCATCTTCACGATGGTCGGTTCGACGAAGTTGGGTCCCATCTCCGGAAGCTTCCTTCCACCGGTCAAGATCTCACCGCCCTGCGCTTTCACCTTCTCGAGCGCCGCGAACATATCTTCGACGGCGCCGGTGTTGACCAGAGGTCCCATGAGGGTGGCTTCGTCGAGAGGATCGCCGATACGAACCTGCTTGTAGGCCTTGACGAGCCGTTCCGAGAGCTTTTTGGCGATTCCTTTCTGAGCGATGATGCGCCTCGTGCTGGTGCAGCGCTGGCCCGCCGTTCCGACGGCTCCGAACAGGATCGCGCGGGTCGCCATGTCGAGATCGGCGTCGTCGGTTACGATGATGGCATTGTTGCCGCCGAGCTCGAGAATGCTGCGGCCAAAACGTTTTGCCACCGTTTCGGCGACGTGTCGTCCAATCGGGGTCGAACCGGTGAAGGACACGAGCGGTATGCGTGGATCTTTCAGCAAGAGATCTCCCACGCTTCTTCCCGATCCGATCACGAGCGAGAAGACGCCACTGAGACCGTGGTCGGCCATGACGCGGTTCGCTACGTGCTGGACGGCGATGGCCGTCAGGGGCGTGTCGCTGGAAGGCTTCCACAAGGTGGGATCCCCGCAGACGGCAGCGATCGTGGCGTTCCAGGACCAGACTGCCATGGGGAAATTGAAAGCGGTCACGACCCCCACGACTCCGAGCGGATGCCACTGCTCGTACATCCGGTGCTGGGGCCTTTCGGAGTGCATCGTGAGGCCGTAGAGCTGCCGCGACAGACCCACGGCGAAGTCGCATATGTCGATCATCTCCTGGACCTCGCCGTGTCCCTCCGCCCGGATCTTTCCCATCTCGAGCGAGATGAGATCGCCGAGAGGCTCCCGGCGCTCCCGGATCGCGTCGCCGAGGTCACGTACGAGCTGCCCCCGTTTCGGCGCAGGAACCTGCCGCCACGAGTGAAACGCCGCGGCGGCCTTGGAGATGACTCGCTCGGTGACCTCGGGGCTGGCCTGGACCACCCTGGCGATGGGGGCTCCGGTCGTCGGATTGAGCGAAACGAGCTCCTGGCCCGAGCTGTCCGAAAGCCACTCGTCCGGGCCAGTGCAGGCTCCCGCATTCACGTCTTCGAGGCCCAGCTCGTCGAGCAGGGGCTTGTGTTTTTCGATTGCCGTGGTCATCTGGATACTCCTCTATCCGGATCCAATCATGCTAGTAACTGGCAACGGTGTTCGCAAGTGTTTCTCTGGACCCCTGAAGCCGAGCTCAGCCGATCTCCGAGACCGCTCGATAAGCCTGGTCGATGGCGGCGTTCGTGTAGGCGTAGGCCTGGGCGTCCGAGTTCGCGATGTGAATCCGCCCGAACGGCTTTCGGCCGATCTCGAAGGGCGCTTCGCCCGGGGGGAACACCGGATCCCACAGCGAGTTGTACTCGTAGGCGTAGCCATGGGGCCAGCGGTTGACGGTGATGCCGAGGATGTCGCGGGAGGGATCGAAACCTCCGCCCGCGAGAACGCGTCCGAGCTGCGCCCTCGTTTCCCGCTCGAAGGTCTCGAACGTGGTGGCGAGAAGATCGTAGCGGCCGGCGGCGTGCTGCTCGCGGGAGCTCCCACCCGGACTGCAAGGGGTTCTGGTCAGGTGGAGAACGATTGGCTCTTCCGGGGAGCGCGGATGGCGATAACCGCCGAGACTGACGGGAAAATCGAGGCTGATGCTCGAATGATATCCGTTCGTGGCCGAGATGCTCGACACTCCGAGCTTTTCGAACGCCTTCCAGTCACGAACGAAAACGTTGGTATATACGAGCGGTACTTTGGGACCATAGACGAGTGCCTTCCGCTGCTCTTCGCCGAGCTCGGGGCAGAGGAGGGGAATCACCATGTGCCAGCAGCCCAGCACGACGTGTCGGGCACGCACGCTCTCGGCGTTCCCGTCGCGCACGTAGGTGACCTCGACCTCGGTGGCGCGGTCCGGATCTCCGACATGCTGCACCCTTACGCCGGTGCTTCGCAGGCGAACTCGTATTCTCGATCCGGCTACGTCCAGCTTCGAGTAGTCCATCTTCGCCGTTACGATGTCCTCCATCGTGCCTCCCGGCGCGCTTCCGAGAACGAGGCTTCGCGTCAGCAGACGTGCGATCGACGCATTTCCGTCGGGGAAATGGAAAATGTAGGGCTGGGGTTCCCGGTGAGGTCGCGCGGTGAGCGATAGCTCGGAAGCCTTGGCGGGTCTCGGGCCCATGCCCTGGAAACCCGGATAGCCCAGGCCCCAGCAATCGAGGGCGGGGACCCCGTCGATCCCCATGGCGAACAAACCGTGGGTTCGTTTGTAGAGCATCTTCACGACTTGTGGATGAACCTTGGCATGCTCTTCGAGAAAAGCGAGATAGCTCGTCGCCGCGAGTTTCTTTGTCTTTTCGTCGGGGGACAGCCCGGGAAGGTAGTCGATCGCCTCTTCGTTGAGGCGAATCAGATCTTTCTGCGCGTCTTCGACCAGTGGGGTTTGGGCGGCAAAGTCCTTCCAAGACATTCCCGTTGGTCGGGCAACGAGACGATCGTCCCCGAAAGTCTCGCGGTCGAAGAACGTCCCGCGCGTGAGCCCGAGTGACGAATAGAGCTCCTGGTCGAACGCCTCGTAGAAGCGGGCTAGGTCGACGCCCAGCTCGGTCAGCAGCCCCATGGCTTCCGCGCTGTAGCTCGATGGGGTGTCGATCGACTGCGTTCCGCCATAGCCGATGAAAGTACGTCCCTCGTGAGTGAACTCGTTACGCTTCGCGTGCCCTCCGAAATCGTCGTGGTTGTCGATCACCAGGATCCGTGAGTCGCCGCCGAACTTGCGCCGGTAGAAATAGGCGGCCGAAAGCCCACTGATCCCGCCTCCGACGACGACCAGATCGTAACGCTCGCCGGTATCGGCCACTTCGTTCCAACCCTGGCCATCTCGAAGGGCGTGCGACGTCTCCCAGGATCCGTCGTGGCTTCCGCGCATTCCCGTCAAAGCCGGCGGATAATAGGCCTCCTCGGGCAAAAGCCCCATGGCTTTCGCCACCGGGCTCGAGAGGAGCGTGCCCCCGATGGCTACGCTGACCCCGTTCAGAAAGTCGCGCCGCGTGATGGCCCGGTTCATGCCCAGGTCACGGTCGTGCCGGTTCATACGAGACCTCCCATTCGACACGGAGATTACCACTTGTAGGGAAACCAATCGGGCATGGCGCGGATCTTGTAGTCCATATGGATGTGTTTCGTATCCCGGAAACCCTCCAGTCCTTCCACCCCGAGCTCTCGCCCGATCCCCGACATGCGCATCCCGCCGAACGGTCCGGCGTCGTTGTCGGTAAGCGGGTCGTTGATCCAGAAGGTGCCCGCACGAATTCGGCTGGCCGCGGTCATGGCGTACTCGAGGTTGTTCGTGTAGATGCTTGCCCCGAGGCCGTAGCGCGAGGAGTTCGCGAGCCGTGTCGCTTCCTCGATATCCTTGACCATGGCGACGGGTGCGATGGGACCGAACGTCTCTTCGCGAAACAGCTCCGTCGCCGCATCCACGCCGGTGAGGACGGTCGGCTCGAAGAAATAGCCGCGTTCTCGACCCTTGGGTCGTGCCCCTCCCGCTACGACCTTGGCACCCTTCGCGGTCGCTTCGTCGAGCTTGCGCTCGACCTTTGCCCTCTGTGCCGCGCTCGCGAGCGGGCCGAGATCGACGTCGGGCCCCAGGGGATCTCCGATGCGAAGAGTCTTGGCGATGGCGGTGAGCTTCGCGAGGAATGGCTCGTAGACCCTTTCGAAGACATAGAACCGTTCCGCGGAGGTGCAGACCTGCCCCATGTTGAGAAAGGTTGCGAACGCCGCCCCGCGCGCGGCGATCTCGATGTCGACGTCATCGCAGACGATGAAGGGATCGTTGCCGCCGAGCTCCAGGTGAACCTTCTTGAGCTGTTCCGCCGCCTTCATCGCGATCTGCCTTCCGGTCTGGACGCTCCCGGTGAACGCGACGACGTCCACCTGAGGATGCGTCACCAGGGCCTCACCCGCTTCGCCGCCATATCCAGTCACGATATTGACGACACCTTTAGGAAGCCCGTCGAGGACGTCCTTGAGGAGAAGTGTGGAAAGAGGCGTCAACTCCGAGGGCTTCACGACCACGGTGTTTCCCGCCGCGAGCGCCGGGGCGAGCTTCCACGTGAGGAGCAGGAGCGGGTAGTTCCACGGGACGATGGCGGCCACCACTCCATAGGGCTCTTTCAGCACGAAATTGAATTGATGCTCGCGCACCGGCGCGATGACTCGGCCCTGGTCGTTCCGGCCAATCTCGGCGTAGTAGTCGAACGCTCCGGCGCACCATTCGACCTCGTCGCGGTTCTCGAGGAGCGGCTTGCCCCCTTCCAGCGTGAGCGTGTAAGCGATGGTCTCTTTTTGTCCGCGCAGCTTTCGGGCCACCTGGTGAAGCTGCTCCGCGCGGTCGAGACCGGGAACGTGCTTCCAGCGCTCGAAGGCCTCCGAGGCAGCCCTCACCGCCCGGTCCACGTCCGGGGCGCGCGCTCGGGGAACCTCTCCCACGATCTCCTCGGTCGCGGGGTTCTCGACGGGAAAGACTTCCTTGGAATCCGCCTCGGCGCTCTCGCCGCCAATCCACATGGGTGTCATCGAGCTTCGAGCCTCCCGTGCTATCATTACGTTTTCGCGGCAAAAGAGAAAGCCTCTTGCACCGAGCGTGCGAGGGGCAATTCCTGCAGAAGAGGAGGCGGATCGCTGATCGTGCGCGCCTGGATTGCAGCGCTGTGTATTCTCGTCGCGATGCTCGCGAGCTGCGGCAAGCTGGAGTCGCCCGAGCTGCCGCTGACGGGATCCTCGAGCCTGGGCGATGCACAAGGCGGGAGCTTCGGGACTGGATCCCCTCCGACGACGCCTCCCGCAGAGGGCAGCGGTGAACAACCGCCGCCGCCGCCACCACCGCCGCAGAGTAGCAGCCTCGTCGACGATCCGCTGACCAACGGCCGCTCCGTCGGCCAAGTATCAGGGGGGCGCTTCGTTTCGTCGGGGTGGCAGGTTTTGAATCGCAGCGATTTCATTCGCTACGTTGTACCGACGCTGTCCAGCGGTTTCGTCGAGTGGGACAATCTGGGTCTGGCCCCCTTCAACCCCCAGCCCGATCTTTACACGTTGTTCGGGATGTGGGATCCGACGAAAGGAGGCTATCGTGAGAACCCTTTTCGCGTCGACGTGAGGAAGCTCGATACGAACGGTCACAACCCCCCTTATGTGAGGATGCGCTTCATCTCCGGCGGAGAGCAGCATGATGTCGGATTCAATTTTCTCGATTGGGATCCGAATCACGCCTATTCATGGCGAGTGGAGTGGGGCCCTGCGGGCTCGGGCAACGAGGCTCGAGTCTTTCTCGACGGCCGGCTTTTGATGCGGACGGCCTACGGCCCGCGCTACGAGCCCCAGGAGCACTGGGTCGAGATCGGCGTGGAGGAGCGATCGGAGTCGATCGTCGGAATCGTCTACCGAAACGTCCGCATCGGCGCCCGCTAGTCAGCAGGCTGATGAAAAAGTGCAGTCCAGCCTCGCGCTTACTTGTCCAGCCAGGCCAGCCACTCCCGTACCACGTCCAACCGCTTCCGGTTCAATCGGTACAAACGTTCGCGGCCCCGCTTTTCGTGCGACAGGAGACCGGCTCGCTCCAGCACCCGCAGGTGGCGACTGGTCGTTGGCCAGGAACAGGAGAAGCGCTGAGCGATCTCTCCGGCGGTCATCTCCCCGCCACGGAAACGCACGACGAGAAGGATGTGCCTCCTCGACGGGTGGGCAAGCGCCGTGATCACCCGGTCGAGCTCTTCGAGCCGCGCTTCAGCCTTCGACACCGTCGAGCTGGATGAACTCCATGTGATCGGTGAGAGCACCCATGGGCTCCCAGACCGACATCACCTCGGGTGATTGGTGGGCGACATCGGAAGAATTCCCGTCTCTCCACTCGAACATCTCGACGAAGAACGTCGCGCCGGCTTTGTTCGACCCACGGTAGAAGCGCGCCGGTTTGGGGGACACGAGCCCGACGCGGTTCAGCGCGGGCCAATGTTTCTCGAGCAACGCTCGAAAATCCTCGTCCCTTCCGGTCTTGATCTGATAGATGCAACACATCCCAATCGGCTGCGTATCGCTCATCTGCCTTCCTCCTCCCAGGATCGCTTCGCTTTCGGTCCCCGCCTTGGCCCGATCGTCCAGGTCGATTCGGCGTAGACTCCCGGCCCACTCGGCGGGGGGCGTGACGACGAAAGCCGTGTCGGGCAGTTCGCGGTTCGTCTGCAGGCCGTCCGGTCGGACGTTCACCACCAGCGTATAGTCGTCGTGGGGACGCTCGACCCGAACCTGGGAAGGAAGCCTTCGGCCGCCATCGAACAAGTAATCCTGGTAGCGAACGTCCGACTCGAGCCGACCCGCCTCGTCGAAAATCTGCAGCCGTCGGAGCGTGAGAGTCCCGACGCGGTCGAACCAGTATTGGACTCGAGGTCTGCTCTCGTCCCGGCGGATC is a window encoding:
- a CDS encoding aldehyde dehydrogenase family protein; this translates as MTPMWIGGESAEADSKEVFPVENPATEEIVGEVPRARAPDVDRAVRAASEAFERWKHVPGLDRAEQLHQVARKLRGQKETIAYTLTLEGGKPLLENRDEVEWCAGAFDYYAEIGRNDQGRVIAPVREHQFNFVLKEPYGVVAAIVPWNYPLLLLTWKLAPALAAGNTVVVKPSELTPLSTLLLKDVLDGLPKGVVNIVTGYGGEAGEALVTHPQVDVVAFTGSVQTGRQIAMKAAEQLKKVHLELGGNDPFIVCDDVDIEIAARGAAFATFLNMGQVCTSAERFYVFERVYEPFLAKLTAIAKTLRIGDPLGPDVDLGPLASAAQRAKVERKLDEATAKGAKVVAGGARPKGRERGYFFEPTVLTGVDAATELFREETFGPIAPVAMVKDIEEATRLANSSRYGLGASIYTNNLEYAMTAASRIRAGTFWINDPLTDNDAGPFGGMRMSGIGRELGVEGLEGFRDTKHIHMDYKIRAMPDWFPYKW
- a CDS encoding FAD-dependent oxidoreductase, whose product is MNRHDRDLGMNRAITRRDFLNGVSVAIGGTLLSSPVAKAMGLLPEEAYYPPALTGMRGSHDGSWETSHALRDGQGWNEVADTGERYDLVVVGGGISGLSAAYFYRRKFGGDSRILVIDNHDDFGGHAKRNEFTHEGRTFIGYGGTQSIDTPSSYSAEAMGLLTELGVDLARFYEAFDQELYSSLGLTRGTFFDRETFGDDRLVARPTGMSWKDFAAQTPLVEDAQKDLIRLNEEAIDYLPGLSPDEKTKKLAATSYLAFLEEHAKVHPQVVKMLYKRTHGLFAMGIDGVPALDCWGLGYPGFQGMGPRPAKASELSLTARPHREPQPYIFHFPDGNASIARLLTRSLVLGSAPGGTMEDIVTAKMDYSKLDVAGSRIRVRLRSTGVRVQHVGDPDRATEVEVTYVRDGNAESVRARHVVLGCWHMVIPLLCPELGEEQRKALVYGPKVPLVYTNVFVRDWKAFEKLGVSSISATNGYHSSISLDFPVSLGGYRHPRSPEEPIVLHLTRTPCSPGGSSREQHAAGRYDLLATTFETFERETRAQLGRVLAGGGFDPSRDILGITVNRWPHGYAYEYNSLWDPVFPPGEAPFEIGRKPFGRIHIANSDAQAYAYTNAAIDQAYRAVSEIG
- a CDS encoding aldehyde dehydrogenase family protein; translated protein: MTTAIEKHKPLLDELGLEDVNAGACTGPDEWLSDSSGQELVSLNPTTGAPIARVVQASPEVTERVISKAAAAFHSWRQVPAPKRGQLVRDLGDAIRERREPLGDLISLEMGKIRAEGHGEVQEMIDICDFAVGLSRQLYGLTMHSERPQHRMYEQWHPLGVVGVVTAFNFPMAVWSWNATIAAVCGDPTLWKPSSDTPLTAIAVQHVANRVMADHGLSGVFSLVIGSGRSVGDLLLKDPRIPLVSFTGSTPIGRHVAETVAKRFGRSILELGGNNAIIVTDDADLDMATRAILFGAVGTAGQRCTSTRRIIAQKGIAKKLSERLVKAYKQVRIGDPLDEATLMGPLVNTGAVEDMFAALEKVKAQGGEILTGGRKLPEMGPNFVEPTIVKMPAQTEIVKEETFAPILYILEFSDLEEAIAIHNGVPQGLSSAIFTDSMRSVETFLSSAGSDCGIANVNIGTSGAEIGGAFGGEKETGGGRESGSDAWKAYMRRQTNTINWSRNLPLAQGIEFG
- a CDS encoding metalloregulator ArsR/SmtB family transcription factor — translated: MSKAEARLEELDRVITALAHPSRRHILLVVRFRGGEMTAGEIAQRFSCSWPTTSRHLRVLERAGLLSHEKRGRERLYRLNRKRLDVVREWLAWLDK